From the genome of Streptomyces spinoverrucosus:
GCGCAGAACGGCGGCGCCGACGTTCGTACCCGTTCCGGCTGGTGGCCCCTGCTGACCCGGCTGCACTTCTACGCGGGCATCCTGGTCGCCCCGTTCCTGCTGGTCGCGGCGCTGACCGGGCTGGCGTACACCGCCGTGCCGCAGCTCGACCAGTTCGTTTACGGCGACCAGTTGCGGGTGGAGCGGGTCGGTGACGAGCCCAGACCCCTGACCGAGCAGATCGCGGCCGCCCGCGAAGCCCACCCCGAGGGCGTCATCGCCTCGGTCGTCCCGCCCGACGCGCCGGACCACACCACCAAGGTCGTGCTCTCCGTCCCCGAACTCGCCGAGCAGGACAAGCAGCGCACCGTCTACGTCGACCCCTATACCGCCGAGGTACGCGGCGCCCTGACCACGTGGTTCGGTTCGACACCGCTGGCCACCTGGCTGGACGACCTGCACCGCCACCTTCACCTCGGCGAGACGGGCCGGCTCTATTCCGAACTCGCCGCGAGCTGGCTGTGGGTGCTCGTCCTGGGCGGTCTCGTGCTGTGGTTCGGCCGCCGCCGCACCTACGCGGGCGGCTCGAAGCGGAACACCGTGCTACCGGAACGCGGAGCGCGAGGGGTGCGCCGCAGCCGCAGTTTCCACGCGGTGACCGGGGTGTGGATCTCCGTCGGCCTGCTCGCCCTCAGCGTCACCGGCCTGACCTGGTCGACGCATGCCGGGGAACGCATCACCGACCTGCGGACCTCGCTGAGCGCCTACCCACCCGAGCTGGACACCACCGCGTCCGCGGGGACCGGCGGCTCGGGACACGACCACTCGCACGGCGAGAGCACCGGCGAAGACACCACGGAGGGCGGCCTGCCCGAAGGGCTGACCATCGACCGGATCCTCGACGAGGCCCGTGCCGCGGGCCTCGACGGTCCGGTGGAGATCAGCACCCCCGCCGACGACAAGAGCACCTGGACCGTCGCCCAGACCGACGGCCTGTGGCCGGTCCACAAGGACCAGGCGGCCATCGACCCCCACAGCGGCGAGGTCACCTCGCGTGTCGACTGGGCGGACCACCCGGTGCTCGCCAAGCTCAGCACGCTCGGTGTGGCCGCCCACATGGGCACCCTCTTCGGTCTGGCCAACCAGATCGTCCTCGCGGTCATCGCCCTCGGCCTGACCGTGGGCATCGTGCTCGGCTACCGCATGTGGTGGCAGCGCAGGCCCACCCGGGCCGACCGCCGCGCCTGGGTGGGCCGCCCGCCCGCGCGCGGTACCTGGCGCAACCTGCCCTGGCCCGCTCTGGCCGTGGCCGTGCCGCTGACCATCGCCGTCGGCTGGGCGGTTCCGCTGCTGGGCTGGTCCCTGCTGGCCTTCCTGCTCCTGGACGGCGCGCTCGGCCTGATCCACCGGCAGCGCGCCACTCGTTCAGCCGCAGAGGTCTGACACTCCGTCGGGTCGGTGCGTCCGCGGGGTGGGCCGAGATCTCGGCCTACCCCCGGGCCCCGTCGTTCCCGACCGGATAGGGCACGAAGGTGCTGCTGTTCTGGTCGATGAGCAGCGGACGCCCCAGCGGTGGCGCGGCCCGTTGGGAACAGCCAAGGCGTTCGCAGACGCGGCAGCCCATGCCGATCGGAGTCGCGGCGGAGGCGTTGGTGAGGTCGAGCCCGTCGGAGTAGACGAGGCGGTGGGCATGGCGGATCTCGCAGCCCAGCCCGATGGCATACGTCCTGCCGGGCTCGCCCCAGCCGCCGCGGTGCCGGGTGACGGCGCGGGCCGTCCACAAGTACCGCTGCCCGTCCGGCATTTCGGCGATCTGGACGTGGATACGGCCGGGTGAGGTGAACGCCTCGTAGACGTTCCACAGGGGGCACGTGCCGCCGGCCCGGGAGAAGTGGAAGCCGGTCGCGGACTGCCGCTTGGACATGTTCCCGGCCCGGTCGACCCGGACGAAGGAGAAGGGGACCCCGCGCAGTCGGGGGCGCTGGAGGGTGCTGAGGCGGTGGCAGACGGTCTCGTAGCCGAGTCCGTAGCGGTCGGTGAGGCGGTCGATGTCGTAGCGGACCTCCTCGGCGGCCGTGTGGAAGGCGGTGTACGGCAGGATCAGCGCGGCGGCGAAGTAGTTGGCGATCCCGATGCGGGCCAGCGCGTGGGCCTGCAAGCCGGGTTCGAAGTCCTCCGCGGCGAGCCGGCCCAGATCCTCGCCGTGTTCCAGCAGGGCCAGCTGGGTCGCCATGCGGAAGGCGCGCTGACCGGGCCGCAGGCGCGAGGACAGATGGAGGGTGCGGGTTCGGTCGTCGTAGCGGTGCAGCCGTTCACCGGACTCCGCGGCGAGATGGATGCCGTGCGTCTCGGCAAGTCTCGCGGTGAGGGCCCCGATCACCTCACCGGGCCGGATACCGATCTCCTCGGCCAGCCGCTCGGCGGCGAGGTCGGTGTCGTGGAGGTAGTTCTGGCGGCGGTAGAAGAAGTCGCGGATCTCCTCGTGCGGTGAGGGCACGGTTTCCCGCTCTGCGCCCCGGCCGTCCGCCGCCCCGGCCAGTCGCTCGGCGAGCTGCTGGTTGCGGCGGCCCAGGTCGAGCAGGACCTGGGCGACCGCGGGCATCCGCGAGGCCAGTTCGGCTAGGTCGGACGGGGAGACCCTGGAAGCGGCGATCTCGCCGGTCAGCGCCTCGCGCAGGTCGGCCACGAGGCGGGCGGTGTCGCGCTCGGAG
Proteins encoded in this window:
- a CDS encoding short-chain fatty acyl-CoA regulator family protein; the protein is MSKTYAGARLRRLREERRMSQAELARVLGISPSYLNQMEHDSRPLTVPVLLRLTETFGVDAAFFSERDTARLVADLREALTGEIAASRVSPSDLAELASRMPAVAQVLLDLGRRNQQLAERLAGAADGRGAERETVPSPHEEIRDFFYRRQNYLHDTDLAAERLAEEIGIRPGEVIGALTARLAETHGIHLAAESGERLHRYDDRTRTLHLSSRLRPGQRAFRMATQLALLEHGEDLGRLAAEDFEPGLQAHALARIGIANYFAAALILPYTAFHTAAEEVRYDIDRLTDRYGLGYETVCHRLSTLQRPRLRGVPFSFVRVDRAGNMSKRQSATGFHFSRAGGTCPLWNVYEAFTSPGRIHVQIAEMPDGQRYLWTARAVTRHRGGWGEPGRTYAIGLGCEIRHAHRLVYSDGLDLTNASAATPIGMGCRVCERLGCSQRAAPPLGRPLLIDQNSSTFVPYPVGNDGARG
- a CDS encoding PepSY-associated TM helix domain-containing protein translates to MSTTSEASPDENPPADSPDPSPPAAQTATDASPTSAAPAQNGGADVRTRSGWWPLLTRLHFYAGILVAPFLLVAALTGLAYTAVPQLDQFVYGDQLRVERVGDEPRPLTEQIAAAREAHPEGVIASVVPPDAPDHTTKVVLSVPELAEQDKQRTVYVDPYTAEVRGALTTWFGSTPLATWLDDLHRHLHLGETGRLYSELAASWLWVLVLGGLVLWFGRRRTYAGGSKRNTVLPERGARGVRRSRSFHAVTGVWISVGLLALSVTGLTWSTHAGERITDLRTSLSAYPPELDTTASAGTGGSGHDHSHGESTGEDTTEGGLPEGLTIDRILDEARAAGLDGPVEISTPADDKSTWTVAQTDGLWPVHKDQAAIDPHSGEVTSRVDWADHPVLAKLSTLGVAAHMGTLFGLANQIVLAVIALGLTVGIVLGYRMWWQRRPTRADRRAWVGRPPARGTWRNLPWPALAVAVPLTIAVGWAVPLLGWSLLAFLLLDGALGLIHRQRATRSAAEV